The segment CTAATGCAACACGATATCTGAATTTATTAGGTAAAATATTTATTAATTGATTAATATTTGAATTGGTATTGTTTAAATTGAATGTGTTAATTGTTGGAACAACGTCCACTAAAGTTGAGTGAGGATCGTTTGGTTTTGAAATATTAAAAGGAGAGGAGAGTGCAGTTCCTGAAAGAGATATGTTTGAATTGTTATTTGTATTGATGCTTGTTAATTCTGTAATATTAGCTTGTGCATTAGTCCCAATCTGGTTTTCAACAGTAAGGCTAACCTTAATGTTATCAAAACTAAGTTCGTCAATTTGTAAATCGTTAAGTACAGAAAAATTAATTGTAGAATCCTGTTCAATATGTCTGTTTCCAAAGAAACCACGGGCGTAATCGGGAAGAATGTTAGAGAATGAACAATTCACATAAATACTGTCATTCATTGTAAGACTTACAAAGTTTCCTGATGAATCTATACTACCTGTTAAAATGTAATTCAGGCTATTAATAGTGTCCTGATTTTTACCACTAAAATCGATTTTATATCCTGATAAATCCTGCGAGATAGTAGTGTGTGACGCATTGCCTCCTATGGCTGCTGGTATAATTCCTGATAATGTAAGAGGTACATTATTTAATTTTGCTCCGGGTAATTGAAATTGATAATGCATTGATTCCTCAATAGTATTAAAAATATCTACACTAATCTGTCCGGTTTTTGCCCATGCTTCTGATATTTGTAAATTGTCAGTAGTATTAATAACAGCATCATTGTTGTAATTTATTATTTCCTGAGATGGGAATCGGGCAATTGCAGAATCAATTTTAATGTCTCTTACGGTTATCGAAGTTGTAGCAGATTGACTTGTGTCAATTGTTGCAGGAATACCCGAGCCTGGAGAACTGATAGTAACATCTCCCCACATTAAGTTTTCAATCATTACATTTGTTAGAAACTCGGTTTTTGTTTGTGATGTACCTGAAGGTATAACTAGAAAACTGTCAGTTAATAGTACAATGCCACTCACTTTATTTTTTAACCGAAAAATAATATTAGTTAGTGTAATAGGAAGATGATTTTCTATCTTAATATCAATGTATGCCTGGTTTACAGAAATAGTCTGAAAATAACTTCCAGCATCAACAACAATACTGTCAAATGACATTGGAGCAATAGCAGAAATTGTAGTTTGAGTTCCGGTGTTATGTGCTGTCATTATTGTTTCGTATAAACCACCAGTTGGTCCATTTGTTATTTTGTCTTGCTCTGCAATTGAGCCAAGAGATACACTATGAACGATATTTATCGGACTGATATTTATCGTACTAAGTTTTGCCGAATAAGTAATTGAAGTATCGGGTAATTCAGCTATAGTATCAAGTCTGATATCTGCCAGAGGAGTTTGATAAATAAGAGAAATACTACTGTCAGAATTTACTTGTATAAGACTATCGGCAACAATCTGATTTAATGTCAGCTTAGTTTTTGCAATAGGACTTAGTAAATTTACATCCCATTGAGGATGAATGTCTTCTTTTCTGCACGAAAATAAAACCGTTAAAATAAATAATATAAGAATCCCAGATTTTCTCACTATGTAGTTCAGACTTATATTACAATAAAAAAGTTGCTTTATTGTTAAATATTAAAAATTTACAGTATAATTATAATAGCCCTCTGCTTTTAAGTAAAGGCTCAATTTTAGCCTCACGACCACGGAAATTAACATACATTTTAGTAGGATCTTCGGTGCCGTCTTTTTCCAATACATTTTTTCGGAAAGCAGTTGCAGTTTCTTTATCGAAAATGCCTTTTTCTTTAAATGCTTCAAATGCGTCATTGTCAAGAACTGCAGACCAGATGTATCCGTAATAACCTGCATCATAACCACCGGTTATGTGTCCAAAATATGTACTTCTATAACGTGAGTCAATTTCTGGAATAAGTCCCAGCTTCTGGAAATATTCTTTTTCGAATTTAGCAATGTCAATTTCTTTAATGTCTTTTTGTGTATGATAAGCCATATCAAGGAATGACGCAGCCAGGTATTCTGTTGTAACAAATCCCTGATTAAATAAACCACCTTTATTAAGTTTTTCAATTAGTTCATCAGGAATAATTTCGCCGGTCTTATAATGTTTAGCGTATAATGTTAAAACATCTTTGTTAAATGCCCAGTGCTCCATTAACTGGCTTGGAAGTTCAACAAAATCCTGTGCAACATAATTTGTTGAATATGTGTTTTTACTTAGTAAACCCTCAACAGCATGTCCAAATTCGTGGAATAAAGTTTCAGTTTCGTCCATACTTAATAATGATGGAGAGTCTTTTGTAGGTTTTGTGAAATTACAAACAACTGTAATTACAGGAGTAACAGGTTTTCCGTCTTTTACATGATATGATCGATAGCCATCGCACCATGCACCACCTTCTTTGCTTTCTCTTGGGTAAAAATCCATATAAAGTACTCCGAGATGTGAACCGTCAGCTTCTTTAACTTCAAAAGCAGTTGCATCGGCATGAGGCAGTGGTATATCTTTAATCGGTTCGAAAGTTAAACCGTACAATTTGTTAGCTACTGTAAATGCGCCATCTCTAACATTCTCAAGTTTAAAAAATGGTCGTACTGCATTTTCATCAATATCGTATTTTTCTTTATGAAGTTTTTCAGCATAATATCCCCAATCCCATGCTTCAAGTTTAAATTTTCCACCTTCTTTATTAATAATAGATTGTAATTCTTTGGCTTCATTTTTTGCAACTTTAATTGCAGGTACCCATAAACGGTCAAGTAATTCAAAAACTTTTTCTGGAGTTTTTGACATTCTACTTTCTAATTTGTAAGAAGCATAGTCTGCATAACCTAATAATTTTGCTTTTTGTGATCTTAATGTAACAATTTTCGCTAGAATTGCTTTATTGTCATTTGTATTATTGTTGTTTCCTCTGTTTATATATGCTTTATATAGTTTTTCACGTAGGGTTCTGTTCTCTGAATATTGTAAAAAAGGAATCATGCTAGATTTTGAAGTAGTAAAAACCCATTTATCTGGCATGCTGTCTTTTTGTGCTGTTTCTGAAGCTGCAGCTATTACTGATTCCGGTAAACCAGCAAGATCTTCTTTTTTGTCAACTATTAATTTGAAATCATTTGTTTCTGCTAATAAATTCTGATCAAAACTAACAACTTGTGAAGATAATTCACTGTTAATTTTTTTAAGTTCTTCTTGTTTATCTTTTGGTAATAGTGCACCGTTTCTTACAAAACTCTTATAAATATTTTCTAATAGATAGAGTTGCTCCTCATTAAGATTAAACTTCTCTTTCTGTTGATATACAGATTTTATTTTTTCAAATAATTTTGGATTTAAAGTTAATTCATCTCTGTGAGAAGATAATTTTGGACTGATTTCCTCATTAATTTTTTGAATTTCTGCATTTGTATTTGCCGAGTTTAAGTTTGAAAAAACACTTCCTACTTTACCAAGTAATTCACCACTATTCATATATGCTTCAATAGTGTTTGCAAAAGTAGGAGCTTCTGTGTTATCTACTATTGCTGCAATTTCTTCGTTTTGTTGTTTCATGCCTTCTTCAAATGCAGGCAAGAAATGTTCAGGTTTTATTTTATCAAAAGGCGGTACTTCAAAAGGGGTTTCAAATTTATTTAGTAAAGGATTATCACTTGTTGCAGTAGTTTCGGTAGTACTGTTATTACAAGAAACTAGAATAAGCAAAGACAAACTAATTAAAAGCAAGTTCTTTTTCATGATATGATTTTTTAAGTATTACAAACTTAATTATTTTAATAGAAAAGCCACGATTTTTAATAATAAAAATCTATAATTATTAATTAGTAAGGTTATAAAAGATTGTTTAGTGAATAAAAAACATCATAAGCAAATCTAATTCGAGAAATTGCTTTCTTATAATTGAATTTTTTGTGTCTAAATCTTACAAGTTTTTCTTAATGAGTTTTTTTGTGATAATA is part of the Bacteroidia bacterium genome and harbors:
- a CDS encoding M3 family metallopeptidase, producing MKKNLLLISLSLLILVSCNNSTTETTATSDNPLLNKFETPFEVPPFDKIKPEHFLPAFEEGMKQQNEEIAAIVDNTEAPTFANTIEAYMNSGELLGKVGSVFSNLNSANTNAEIQKINEEISPKLSSHRDELTLNPKLFEKIKSVYQQKEKFNLNEEQLYLLENIYKSFVRNGALLPKDKQEELKKINSELSSQVVSFDQNLLAETNDFKLIVDKKEDLAGLPESVIAAASETAQKDSMPDKWVFTTSKSSMIPFLQYSENRTLREKLYKAYINRGNNNNTNDNKAILAKIVTLRSQKAKLLGYADYASYKLESRMSKTPEKVFELLDRLWVPAIKVAKNEAKELQSIINKEGGKFKLEAWDWGYYAEKLHKEKYDIDENAVRPFFKLENVRDGAFTVANKLYGLTFEPIKDIPLPHADATAFEVKEADGSHLGVLYMDFYPRESKEGGAWCDGYRSYHVKDGKPVTPVITVVCNFTKPTKDSPSLLSMDETETLFHEFGHAVEGLLSKNTYSTNYVAQDFVELPSQLMEHWAFNKDVLTLYAKHYKTGEIIPDELIEKLNKGGLFNQGFVTTEYLAASFLDMAYHTQKDIKEIDIAKFEKEYFQKLGLIPEIDSRYRSTYFGHITGGYDAGYYGYIWSAVLDNDAFEAFKEKGIFDKETATAFRKNVLEKDGTEDPTKMYVNFRGREAKIEPLLKSRGLL